One window of Quercus robur chromosome 12, dhQueRobu3.1, whole genome shotgun sequence genomic DNA carries:
- the LOC126709314 gene encoding sugar transport protein 5, with the protein MAPVGGFAVTGAGTDFKGKITVSVLITCIVAASSGLIFGYDIGISGGVTTMVPFLQKFFPSILRKAAEAKTNMYCMYDSQVLTSFTSSLYIAGLAASLVASRLTTTLGRKNTMVLGGCTFLVGAAINGGAANVAMLILGRILLGFGVGFTNQATPVYLSEVAPPRWRGAFNTGFQFFIGIGVVAANCINYGTAKHSWGWRLSLGLAIVPAAIMTTGALLISDTPSSLVERGKLAQAKKSLAKVRGKDTDVEPELADLIKSCEIAKTANQEPFVTIFERQYRPHLVMAVAIPFFQQVTGINIIAFYAPVLFQSVGFGSDSALIASIILGVVNLGSILVSTFVVDRYGRRFLFILGGIQMFVCQVAVACVLEATTGVSGTKHISKGYAILVLVLMCTYAAGFGWSWGPLSWLIPSEIFPMKIRPTGQSISVAVNFATTFVLSQTFLTMLCHFKFGTFLFYAGWIAVMTIFVAFFLPETKGIPLDSMYTVWEQHWYWRRFVQRQPSQNLYDGK; encoded by the exons ATGGCGCCTGTAGGAGGTTTCGCCGTTACCGGAGCTGGCACCGATTTCAAAGGCAAGATTACTGTGTCAGTGTTAATCACCTGCATCGTTGCTGCCTCTAGTGGCCTCATATTTGGATATGACATCGGTATTTCAG GGGGTGTGACAACAATGGTACCATTTCTTCAAAAATTCTTCCCGTCAATACTGAGAAAAGCAGCAGAGGCCAAAACAAATATGTATTGCATGTATGATAGCCAGGTTTTAACATCATTCACATCTTCGCTATACATAGCAGGGTTAGCAGCATCACTTGTAGCTAGCCGGCTCACAACAACATTGGGCCGCAAAAATACCATGGTGCTAGGTGGCTGCACCTTCCTTGTAGGTGCTGCCATCAATGGTGGGGCAGCCAATGTTGCTATGCTCATCTTGGGTCGTATCTTGCTCGGATTTGGGGTTGGTTTCACTAACCAG GCAACTCCCGTGTACCTCTCAGAAGTGGCACCACCTAGATGGCGAGGTGCATTCAATACAGGTTTCCAATTCTTCATAGGAATTGGGGTGGTTGCAGCCAATTGCATAAACTATGGCACTGCTAAGCACAGTTGGGGTTGGCGCCTCTCCCTTGGCCTTGCGATTGTACCCGCTGCCATAATGACAACAGGTGCACTTCTCATATCTGACACACCTAGCAGCCTAGTGGAACGTGGCAAGCTTGCACAAGCTAAGAAATCGCTTGCTAAAGTCCGAGGCAAAGACACTGATGTGGAACCTGAACTGGCTGATCTTATTAAGTCATGTGAGATTGCTAAAACTGCTAATCAAGAGCCATTCGTGACCATATTTGAGAGACAATACCGGCCTCACCTTGTGATGGCAGTTGCAATACCATTTTTTCAGCAAGTCACTGGGATTAATATAATTGCATTCTATGCACCGGTTCTTTTCCAATCGGTTGGTTTTGGTAGTGACTCGGCCTTAATAGCATCCATTATACTTGGGGTGGTCAACTTGGGATCAATCCTTGTGTCTACATTCGTGGTTGATCGGTATGGTCGAAGATTTCTTTTCATACTGGGTGGGATTCAAATGTTCGTCTGCCAG GTCGCGGTGGCTTGTGTTCTAGAAGCTACAACAGGTGTTTCTGGCACCAAGCACATATCAAAGGGCTACGCTATATTAGTACTCGTGCTAATGTGCACCTATGCAGCTGGATTTGGTTGGTCATGGGGTCCTCTAAGCTGGCTCATTCCAAGTGAAATATTTCCTATGAAAATACGGCCCACAGGCCAAAGCATTAGTGTTGCTGTCAATTTCGCAACCACTTTTGTGTTATCCCAAACATTTTTGACCATGCTATGCCACTTCAAATTTGGTACTTTCCTGTTCTATGCCGGTTGGATTGCAGTTATGACcatttttgttgcatttttctTGCCGGAGACAAAAGGAATCCCTTTGGATTCAATGTATACAGTGTGGGAGCAGCATTGGTATTGGCGTCGGTTCGTCCAAAGGCAGCCTAGCCAAAATTTATATGATGGGAAGTGA
- the LOC126708705 gene encoding serine/arginine-rich splicing factor SC35-like isoform X2, with product MSHFGRSGPPDIRDTYSLLVLNITFRTTADDLFPLFDKYGKVVDVFIPRDRRTGESRGFAFVRYKYADEAQKAVERLDGKVVDGREIMVQFAKYGPNAERIHRDEHRDRDYRRRSRSRSRERSDRDRNRGRERDRRRSRSRSASPDHHKDRGRGRYDDERRSRSRSYDSPNPRRSLSPRRTPRDESPDAHNHNESSPVPKTASPNGRVVDSRSPSPRRSDADE from the exons ATGTCGCACTTTGGGAGATCTGGCCCTCCAGACATCAGAGACACCTACTCCCTCCTCGTCCTCAACATCACTTTCC GTACCACCGCAGATgatctttttcctctcttcgACAAGTACGGCAAGGTCGTTGACGTGTTTATCCCCAGAGACCGAAG GACCGGAGAATCGCGAGGTTTCGCTTTCGTTCGATACAAGTACGCGGACGAGGCGCAGAAGGCGGTGGAAAGGCTCGACG gAAAAGTTGTAGATGGCAGAGAGATTATGGTTCAGTTCGCCAAGTATGGCCCAAATGCTGAGCGAAT aCATCGGGATGAACATAGGGACAGGGATTACAGAAGGAGAAGTCGCAGTAGGAGTAGGGAGCGATCTGATCGTGACAGGAATCGTGGGAGGGAAAGAGATCGTCGCCGGAGCAGGAGCCGTAGTGCAAGTCCTGATCATCACAAAGATCGTGGGAGAGGCAGATATGATGATGAGCGGCGTAGTCGAAGCCGGTCCTATGATAG TCCCAATCCTCGGAGGAGCCTGTCCCCACGTAGGACACCTAGGGACGAAAGTCCTGATGCACACAATCACAATGAAAGCTCTCCTGTACCAAAAACTGCTTCACCAAATGGTCGAGTTGTTGATTCTCGAAGCCCATCTCCACGTAGATCTGATGCTGAT GAATGA
- the LOC126708705 gene encoding serine/arginine-rich splicing factor SC35-like isoform X1 — MSHFGRSGPPDIRDTYSLLVLNITFRTTADDLFPLFDKYGKVVDVFIPRDRRTGESRGFAFVRYKYADEAQKAVERLDGKVVDGREIMVQFAKYGPNAERIHKGRIIESSSKTKGGSRSRSPRPRHRDEHRDRDYRRRSRSRSRERSDRDRNRGRERDRRRSRSRSASPDHHKDRGRGRYDDERRSRSRSYDSPNPRRSLSPRRTPRDESPDAHNHNESSPVPKTASPNGRVVDSRSPSPRRSDADE; from the exons ATGTCGCACTTTGGGAGATCTGGCCCTCCAGACATCAGAGACACCTACTCCCTCCTCGTCCTCAACATCACTTTCC GTACCACCGCAGATgatctttttcctctcttcgACAAGTACGGCAAGGTCGTTGACGTGTTTATCCCCAGAGACCGAAG GACCGGAGAATCGCGAGGTTTCGCTTTCGTTCGATACAAGTACGCGGACGAGGCGCAGAAGGCGGTGGAAAGGCTCGACG gAAAAGTTGTAGATGGCAGAGAGATTATGGTTCAGTTCGCCAAGTATGGCCCAAATGCTGAGCGAAT tCACAAAGGGAGGATAATAGAGTCATCTTCCAAGACAAAAGGAGGGTCAAGGAGTCGTAGCCCTCGTCCTAG aCATCGGGATGAACATAGGGACAGGGATTACAGAAGGAGAAGTCGCAGTAGGAGTAGGGAGCGATCTGATCGTGACAGGAATCGTGGGAGGGAAAGAGATCGTCGCCGGAGCAGGAGCCGTAGTGCAAGTCCTGATCATCACAAAGATCGTGGGAGAGGCAGATATGATGATGAGCGGCGTAGTCGAAGCCGGTCCTATGATAG TCCCAATCCTCGGAGGAGCCTGTCCCCACGTAGGACACCTAGGGACGAAAGTCCTGATGCACACAATCACAATGAAAGCTCTCCTGTACCAAAAACTGCTTCACCAAATGGTCGAGTTGTTGATTCTCGAAGCCCATCTCCACGTAGATCTGATGCTGAT GAATGA
- the LOC126710190 gene encoding MDIS1-interacting receptor like kinase 2-like: MDPPSLKCYQPETSTSPCTWFGISCNPVGSVIRINLTSSGLQGMLHEFPFSSLPNLAYIDLFDNVLFGTIPPQISNLSKLIYLDLSYNKLSGSVPPEIGHVTKLEFLHLVNNQFNGSIPQELGKLKSLTMLALYINALEGPIPASLGNLSNLAILYLFDNQISGSIPPELGNLSNLAVLQMDINRLIGPIPSTFGNLVKLTELYMSENQLSSPIPPELGNLRFLLKLRLGINNLFGSIPTSFGDLRNLSLLELYDNRLSGSIPKEIGNLKSLVNLELSENLLTGSVPASIGNLSKLETLFLRDNQFSGTIPQEIENLFLDVLELDTNNFTGFLPQNICRGGVLQNFTVSNNHLIGSISKGLRNCTSLLRVRFDGNQFTGNIFEDFGVYPHLNFIDLSKNSFYGEISHNWGRCQKLTTLLLAWNNVTGSIPPEIGNSTQLHVLDLSMNHLVGEIPKELGKLTFLVKLMLNGNELSSGIPQELGSLTDLEYLDISSNKQSKSLPGDLDELLRLIYLNLSCNKFSQEIPFQLGKLVHLSQLDLSHNSLSGEIPWQISTLESLEKLNLSHNNLSGSIPTSFARMRGLLYIDISYHELQGPIPDSKAFKDAPFEALEGNKGLCGDVRGLQSCKLSSAHISKGSHKVVIYIIYPLLGALSLLLAFFGISLILKRRKNEWQTKQRDLNNKELLMISTFDGKILYEEIIKATNAFDAIHCIGEGGNGSVYKAKLPSGDVVAVKKLHSSPPDGVTTYPKEFLNEIRALTEIRHRNIVKLYGFCSHPRHSFLIYKDLEKRSLAEILSKEEEAKGLDWSKRLNIIKRVSHALCYMHHDISLPIIHRDISSNNILLDGEYEAHISDFGTAKLLKPDSSNWTALAGTYGYIAPELAYTMEMTEKCDVYSFGVLTLEVIKGEHPGDFISRLLSPSAMEEVELKDVLDQRLPPPSSHLEDELINILKFASDFSEIINPECLL; this comes from the exons ATGGACCCTCCTTCCTTGAAATGCTACCAACCCGAAACCAGCACATCTCCCTGCACTTGGTTTGGTATTTCTTGCAATCCTGTTGGAAGTGTCATCAGGATAAACCTCACTAGTTCAGGCTTACAAGGTATGCTCCACGAATTTCCATTTTCATCATTACCCAATCTTGCATATATTGATCTCTTTGACAATGTACTCTTTGGTACTATTCCACCTCAAATTAGTAACCTTTCCAAGCTCATATATCTTGATTTGTCCTATAATAAGTTGTCAGGGTCAGTCCCACCAGAAATTGGTCACGTAACAAAGCTTGAGTTCTTGCACCTTGTTAATAATCAATTCAACGGTTCAATTCCTCAAGAATTAGGTAAGCTTAAGTCTCTTACAATGCTTGCATTGTATATCAACGCTCTAGAAGGCCCCATTCCTGCTTCTTTGGGTAATTTGAGCAATCTGGCTATTTTGTATCTTTTTGACAATCAAATTTCTGGTTCTATTCCTCCTGAACTGggaaatctctccaatttggctGTACTCCAAATGGATATAAACCGTCTAATAGGTCCCATCCCATCAACTTTTGGAAACTTAGTCAAGCTAACTGAGTTGTACATGTCCGAAAACCAACTTTCTAGTCCCATTCCTCCAGAATTAGGAAACTTGAGGTTCTTGTTAAAGTTAAGACTTGGCATAAACAATCTTTTTGGTTCAATCCCAACATCATTTGGTGATCTAAGAAATCTCTCCCTTCTTGAACTTTATGATAATCGGCTTTCTGGTAGTATCCCAAAAGAGATAGGAAACTTAAAGTCTCTTGTTAATCTAGAGTTGAGTGAGAATCTATTAACTGGTTCTGTTCCTGCTTCAATTGGTAATTTGAGCAAATTAGAGACTCTATTCCTTCGTGACAACCAGTTTTCTGGCACTATTCCTCAAGAGATTGAAAATCTCTTTTTGGATGTGTTGGAATTGGACACAAACAACTTCACTGGTTTTCTACCCCAGAATATTTGTCGAGGTGGAGTACTTCAAAATTTTACTGTAAGTAACAACCACCTCATAGGCTCAATCTCCAAAGGCTTGAGAAACTGCACATCCTTACTTAGAGTCCGTTTTGATGGAAACCAATTCACTGGAAATATATTTGAAGATTTTGGTGTTTATCCACACTTGAATTTCATTGACCTAAGCAAGAATAGCTTCTATGGTGAAATTTCACATAACTGGGGAAGGTGTCAGAAACTAACAACTTTACTTCTAGCGTGGAACAATGTTACTGGTAGCATACCACCTGAGATTGGAAATTCAACTCAATTACATGTACTTGATCTATCTATGAATCATTTAGTTGGCGAGATTCCAAAGGAACTTGGAAAGTTGACTTTTTTGGTGAAACTTATGCTGAATGGAAATGAACTTTCCAGTGGTATACCGCAAGAACTTGGGTCATTGACAGACCTTGAGTATCTtgacatatcttcaaataaacAGAGCAAGTCACTTCCTGGAGATCTAGACGAACTCTTGAGACTGATCTACTTGAATTTGAGCTGCAACAAGTTTAGCCAAGAAATTCCATTTCAGTTGGGGAAATTAGTTCATTTGTCCCAACTAGATTTGAGTCATAACTCATTAAGTGGAGAGATACCATGGCAAATCAGCACCTTGGAGAGTTTGGAGAAGCTTAATCTCTCTCACAATAATCTTTCTGGTTCCATACCAACATCATTTGCAAGAATGCGTGGCTTGTTGTACATTGACATCTCTTATCATGAATTGCAGGGTCCTATTCCTGATAGCAAAGCATTTAAAGATGCTCCATTTGAGGCATTAGAAGGGAACAAAGGCTTGTGTGGTGATGTTAGAGGACTACAGTCATGCAAACTCTCCTCCGCTCATATCTCAAAAGGATCCCACAAAGTCGTAATTTATATCATTTACCCTCTTTTAGGAGCACTTTCACTTCTGCTTGCTTTCTTTGGAATTTCCTTGattttgaaaagaagaaaaaatgagtggcaaacaaaacaaagagatTTGAACAACAAAGAATTGCTTATGATATCAACCTTTGATGGAAAAATATTGTATGAAGAAATCATAAAAGCAACTAATGCTTTTGATGCCATACATTGTATTGGGGAAGGAGGAAATGGAAGCGTTTACAAAGCAAAGCTTCCATCAGGTGATGTTGTAGCTGTGAAGAAGCTTCACTCATCACCACCTGATGGTGTGACGACTTATCCCAAGGAGTTTTTGAATGAGATTAGGGCATTGACAGAGATAAGACATCGAAACATTGTGAAACTTTATGGTTTTTGTTCACATCCACGACACTCATTTCTAATTTACAAGGACCTTGAAAAGCGTAGCTTAGCTGAAATCTtgagcaaagaagaagaagccaaagGATTGGATTGGAGTAAGAGGTTGAATATCATTAAAAGAGTGTCTCATGCCTTGTGTTACATGCACCATGACATCTCCCTGCCAATTATTCATCGAGACATATCAAGCAATAACATTTTGCTTGATGGTGAATATGAGGCTCATATTTCAGACTTTGGCACTGCGAAGCTTCTAAAGCCAGATTCATCTAATTGGACTGCCCTTGCAGGAACATACGGATATATAGCACCAG AGCTTGCTTACACAATGGAGATGACTGAGAAATGTGATGTGTACAGCTTTGGAGTGTTAACACTAGAAGTGATCAAAGGAGAGCATCCGGGTGATTTCATTTCTCGTCTATTGTCTCCATCAGCTATGGAAGAAGTAGAGCTGAAAGATGTATTGGACCAGCGCCTTCCACCTCCCTCGAGTCATTTGGAGGATGAATTGATAAACATCCTAAAGTTTGCAAGTGATTTCTCAGAGATTATAAACCCAGAGTGCCTCCTATAA
- the LOC126710035 gene encoding MDIS1-interacting receptor like kinase 2-like: MPSLQKKPSTDFGVLFMSLGVVLISLSSSFVTAAAAAARDEVGKEWKEAEALLKWKASLDNQSQSLLPSWGGGGRGHPCNWVGIACDELGSLTHLNLSSLGLRGTLYKLSFSSFTNLLTIDLSSNSLYGNIPDQIGNISKLTNLNLAFNNLSGPIPTSIGNLSNLSGLFLHENYLSGSLPPEIGKLQILGFLLLKSNHLSGSIPQVVGTMRSLWQLDLSVNFFTGGIPTSIGNLSNLEFLFLYWNQLTGSIPEELGSLRYLKVFQLTGNNLSGAIPASIGNMANMGSLLFSMNKLSGSIPSTIGNLTKLSYLGLFMNNLSGSIPREMDNLTNFIKFQLSDNKLTGHLPQHVCQAGSLEKIAASNNHLTGPIPKSLKNCTSLIRVTLKGNQLIGNITEDFGIYPNLYFIDLSGNHLYGELSSKWGQCHNLTYLNVSNNKISGSIPLELSEASQLGKLDLSSNHLIGKIPKELGLLKSLLSLLLSNNQLSGNIPSEIGMLSHVTDLNLAENNLSGLIPTQLGECSELLFLNLSKNILEGRIPSSIGSLQSLENLDLSWNMLIGKILPQLGDSLRLEILYLSHNNLSGSIPSTFDDISSLTSIDISYNELEGPIPNQKAFREASDEAFRNNKGLCGNATGLKACIQNPYGKRGNKFVLKILIPVLASIFLIFIIVGVLRISCQRVRNTEAKPRDIQNDDVFAIWSFDGKMVYENIIEATEEFDSKYCIGVGGYGSVYKAELPTSQVVAVKKLHPLPNGEKSNQKAFISEIRALTEIRHRNIVKLYGFCSHPRHSLLIYEYLEGGSLVHLLNNEEQAKAFDWIKRDNVVKDVANALSYMHHDCSHPIIHRDISSKNVLLDLECVAHISDFDTARLLKLDSSNWTSLAGTIGYMAPELAYTMEINEKCDVYSFGVLALEIIMGKHPGDLISSLSSSLPSSSTFTTHMPLNDVLDQRLSLPTNKVASDVLSIAKIAIACLQTIPQSRPTMKQVSQDLLTQKPDLTKPLHMITLGEVVDVRGSTV; this comes from the exons TTATCATCTTCTTTTGtgactgctgctgctgctgctgctagAGATGAAGTGGGCAAAGAATGGAAGGAAGCAGAAGCTCTCCTTAAATGGAAAGCCAGTCTTGACAACCAGAGCCAATCCCTCCTACCTTCTTGGGGTGGAGGAGGCCGAGGCCACCCATGCAACTGGGTTGGAATTGCTTGCGATGAGTTGGGAAGCCTCACCCATCTAAACCTTTCGAGTCTTGGTTTGAGAGGTACGCTTTACAAACTCAGTTTCTCATCCTTTACCAACCTCCTCACTATTGATCTTTCAAGTAACTCGCTTTATGGAAATATTCCCGACCAAATTGGTAACATTTCCAAACTCACCAATCTCAACTTGGCTTTTAATAATCTCAGTGGTCCCATCCCTACTTCTATAGGAAATTTGAGCAACTTATCCGGACTTTTCCTTCACGAAAACTACCTTTCAGGATCTCTTCCTCCAGAAATTGGGAAACTGCAAATCCTAGGCTTTCTACTCCTCAAAAGCAACCATCTCTCTGGTTCCATACCTCAAGTAGTTGGAACGATGAGATCTCTCTGGCAACTTGATTTGTCAGTAAATTTTTTCACCGGTGGAATCCCCACTTCCATAGGAAACTTGAGCAACTTagaatttcttttcctttattggAACCAACTTACGGGTTCCATCCCTGAGGAACTTGGATCGCTTAGAtatctgaaagtatttcaattAACAGGAAATAATCTATCTGGTGCAATCCCTGCTTCCATAGGAAATATGGCCAACATGGGAAGTCTTCTATTTTCCATGAACAAACTTTCTGGATCAATTCCATCAACTATTGGAAACTTGACCAAGCTCAGTTACTTAGGCTTGTTTATGAACAACCTAAGTGGTTCCATTCCACGTGAAATGGAtaatctaaccaattttataaaatttcaactCTCTGATAACAAACTTACAGGCCATTTACCTCAACATGTATGCCAGGCTGGATCACTTGAAAAAATTGCGGCCTCAAATAACCATTTGACAGGTCCTATCCCAAAAAGCTTGAAAAATTGCACTAGCCTAATTAGAGTTACGCTtaagggaaaccaactaatagGAAATATAACCGAAGACTTCGGAATTTACCCGAACTTGTACTTTATCGATTTGAGTGGCAATCACTTGTATGGCGAGCTTTCATCAAAGTGGGGGCAATGCCATAATTTGACATACTTGAATGTCTCCAACAATAAGATCTCTGGTAGTATACCACTTGAGCTCAGTGAGGCAAGTCAACTTGGTAAGCTCGACCTCTCATCAAATCATTTAATAGGGAAGATTCCAAAGGAACTCGGGCTCTTGAAGTCATTGCTCAGTCTTCTATTGAGCAATAACCAACTTTCAGGTAACATTCCTTCAGAAATTGGAATGTTGTCTCATGTTACAGATTTGAACCTAGCAGAAAACAATCTAAGTGGCTTGATCCCTACACAACTTGGTGAGTGCTCGGAATTACTATTCTtgaatttgagcaaaaatataCTCGAGGGAAGAATTCCTTCTAGTATAGGTAGTCTACAATCTCTTGAAAATCTTGATCTTAGTTGGAATATGCTGATAGGAAAGATACTACCACAGCTTGGAGACAGTCTTCGGTTAGAAATATTGTATCTCTCTCACAATAATCTCTCTGGTTCTATCCCATCCACTTTTGATGATATTTCAAGCTTAACATCCATTGATATATCCTACAATGAGTTAGAAGGTCCTATTCCCAACCAAAAAGCCTTTCGTGAGGCTTCAGATGAAGCATTTCGAAATAATAAAGGCTTGTGTGGTAATGCCACTGGTTTGAAGGCTTGCATTCAAAATCCTTATGGTAAAAGGGGCAacaaatttgtattaaaaattcTAATTCCTGTTTTGGCCAGTATATTTctgatatttattattgttggaGTTCTACGTATTAGTTGCCAAAGAGTGAGGAATACCGAAGCCAAGCCAAGAGACATACAAAATGATGATGTATTTGCAATATGGAGCTTTGATGGGAAAATGGTATATGAGAACATCATTGAAGCTACAGAGGAATTCGATTCCAAATATTGCATTGGTGTTGGAGGATACGGAAGTGTATACAAAGCTGAGTTGCCAACAAGTCAAGTTGTTGCTGTGAAGAAACTTCATCCATTACCAAATGGCGAGAAATCCAATCAAAAAGCCTTCATAAGTGAGATTCGTGCCTTAACAGAAATAAGACATCGTAACATTGTGAAGCTTTATGGTTTTTGTTCACATCCACGGCACTCACTTCTGATTTATGAATATTTGGAAGGAGGAAGCTTGGTACATTTACTAAACAATGAGGAACAAGCAAAAGCATTTGACTGGATCAAGAGGGATAATGTCGTCAAAGATGTGGCGAATGCTTTATCTTACATGCACCATGATTGCTCGCATCCTATAATCCATCGAGATATATCAAGCAAGAATGTGTTACTAGATCTCGAATGTGTGGCTCACATTTCTGACTTTGACACTGCAAGACTTTTGAAGCTTGATTCATCCAATTGGACTTCACTCGCTGGCACCATAGGGTACATGGCCCCAG AACTTGCATACACAATGGAAATTAATGAGAAGTGCGATGTTTATAGCTTCGGAGTGTTGGCATTAGAAATAATCATGGGAAAGCATCCTGGAGATCTCATTTCATCTCTATCATCATCACTCCCATCCTCATCAACATTCACAACTCATATGCCATTGAACGATGTGTTGGACCAACGCCTTTCACTCCCTACCAACAAAGTTGCAAGTGATGTGCTCTCCATTGCAAAGATTGCGATTGCTTGCTTACAAACCATTCCACAATCTCGTCCAACAATGAAACAAGTTTCTCAAGACCTATTAACTCAGAAACCAGATCTCACGAAGCCATTACACATGATCACTTTAGGAGAAGTAGTTGATGTCAGAGGCTCGACTGTGTAA